A window of the Synechococcus sp. JA-3-3Ab genome harbors these coding sequences:
- a CDS encoding ammonium transporter — protein MSTTMIQKLKSQVPQWLWRPARWSLTAALMAALVFLFGQGTAFAQEAEAVQKHADIVWTIVAAALVFFMQAGFAMVETGFTRAKNAANIMMKNLMDFCMGCCAFWFIGFGLMFGKSTGFFGTDWFAFGWQQAYEADGWPFTFFVFQMVFAATAATIVSGAMAERTKFLAYLIYSLFISAIIYPISGGWAWNGLFGDYNGGTVGWLENLGYIDFAGSGVVHLVGGAAALAGAIVLGPRIGKYGPNGEPRAIPGHNLPLGMLGVFILALGWIGFNAGSTTAANADIGWVAMNTLLAASAGAIGATITCWVHFGKPDMTFGANGVLAGLVGITAPCNTVHPLGALIIGSVAGILVVLSAVILDTTLKIDDPVGAVSVHGTCGIWGVLAAGIPWFAHANSEVTWAQFGVQVVGALVLFFWPFFTCLILFLILKVTVGLRVSAEEEIAGLDVGEHGNIAYPDFVTAATEVEGA, from the coding sequence ATGAGTACAACAATGATCCAAAAGCTCAAGAGCCAGGTGCCCCAGTGGCTCTGGCGACCGGCCAGGTGGAGTCTGACTGCTGCTCTAATGGCTGCGCTGGTCTTTCTATTCGGCCAGGGAACTGCCTTTGCTCAAGAGGCCGAGGCAGTTCAGAAACACGCTGACATTGTTTGGACGATCGTGGCAGCAGCCTTGGTGTTCTTCATGCAGGCGGGGTTCGCCATGGTGGAGACGGGCTTTACCCGCGCCAAGAACGCCGCCAACATCATGATGAAGAACTTGATGGACTTCTGCATGGGCTGTTGCGCCTTCTGGTTCATCGGGTTTGGCCTCATGTTCGGCAAAAGTACTGGCTTCTTCGGCACTGACTGGTTTGCTTTTGGCTGGCAGCAGGCTTACGAGGCAGATGGCTGGCCCTTTACTTTCTTTGTCTTCCAGATGGTGTTTGCCGCTACCGCCGCCACCATTGTTTCCGGAGCGATGGCAGAGCGCACCAAGTTCTTGGCCTACTTGATCTACTCGCTCTTTATCTCCGCCATCATCTACCCCATATCCGGGGGGTGGGCTTGGAACGGCCTGTTTGGGGACTACAACGGCGGCACAGTTGGCTGGCTGGAAAATCTGGGCTACATTGATTTCGCTGGATCGGGGGTGGTGCATTTGGTAGGCGGCGCTGCGGCCTTGGCAGGCGCCATTGTGCTCGGCCCTCGCATTGGCAAGTACGGCCCTAATGGAGAACCGCGGGCGATCCCTGGCCACAACCTGCCGCTGGGGATGTTGGGGGTGTTTATCCTCGCCTTGGGCTGGATTGGGTTCAACGCTGGCTCGACCACTGCTGCGAATGCAGACATTGGCTGGGTTGCCATGAATACGTTGCTAGCCGCGTCAGCGGGGGCCATTGGGGCGACAATCACCTGCTGGGTGCATTTTGGCAAGCCAGACATGACCTTTGGCGCCAACGGGGTGCTGGCGGGCTTGGTGGGCATCACTGCCCCTTGCAATACAGTTCATCCGCTGGGGGCCTTGATCATTGGCTCGGTGGCCGGAATCCTCGTGGTGCTCTCCGCGGTGATTTTGGATACGACGCTGAAAATTGATGACCCAGTGGGCGCGGTTTCCGTGCATGGCACCTGTGGTATCTGGGGGGTGTTGGCAGCAGGGATCCCTTGGTTTGCCCACGCCAATTCAGAGGTTACCTGGGCACAGTTCGGCGTGCAGGTGGTAGGCGCTCTCGTTCTCTTCTTCTGGCCCTTCTTCACCTGTCTAATCCTGTTTTTAATCCTCAAGGTAACTGTTGGCTTGCGCGTCAGCGCCGAGGAAGAGATTGCCGGTTTGGATGTGGGCGAGCACGGCAACATAGCCTACCCTGACTTCGTTACTGCTGCCACCGAGGTGGAGGGAGCTTGA
- a CDS encoding P-II family nitrogen regulator has protein sequence MKKIEAVIRPFKLDEVKIALVNAGIVGMTVSEVRGFGRQKGQTERYRGSEYTVEFLQKLKVEIVVEDDLVDTVVEKLIAAARTGEIGDGKIFISPVEKTIRIRTGELNQDAL, from the coding sequence ATGAAAAAAATCGAGGCCGTGATCCGGCCATTTAAGTTGGATGAGGTCAAAATTGCTTTGGTCAATGCCGGGATTGTCGGCATGACCGTAAGTGAAGTACGGGGTTTTGGCCGGCAAAAGGGACAAACCGAGCGTTACCGGGGATCCGAGTACACGGTAGAGTTCCTACAAAAGCTGAAAGTGGAGATCGTGGTCGAAGATGACCTGGTGGATACGGTGGTGGAGAAGCTGATTGCAGCGGCTCGCACCGGCGAAATTGGGGACGGCAAGATTTTCATCAGCCCCGTCGAAAAAACCATCCGCATCCGCACTGGCGAACTCAACCAAGATGCCCTGTAA
- a CDS encoding IctB family putative bicarbonate transporter gives MERATRLWRGLLLRDFPIESWWQGSLLSRVSGSLRSWGKSSLLVQTSDWIGLGLVLLYWVFSAQSSTGILGLILLAMAALVVLGWLVETPTWLPVHLPLGLFWGIATLATILSPVPYAAREGWLKLTLYLAGYLLLQRLLRQLQFRDWIVGSLLLVSLAMGVYGLRQYFYGAAELATWVDPESGLAGLTRVYSYLRNPNLYGGYLIPVIPLGLAATWIWPSWGAKLLAGFTTAVNLICLLLTYSRGAWIGGLATLTLMAVLLAQWHSVDLPARWRRWALPALLGGGGAALLLGILTVRSLRLRVQSLFWGRLDTSNNFRINVWAAVLDMIRDFPILGIGPGNVAFNRVYPLYQRGNFSALGAYSVPLQLTVETGFIGSLTFAWFLLVLWDHGWRCWKTLLNLRDPQGLWVAAGLAACTGMMVHGLVDTIWYRPQVQMLWWLAVALITASLASLSPQPPVDVGEPPSEASSR, from the coding sequence ATGGAACGAGCAACGCGACTGTGGCGCGGCCTGCTGCTGCGGGATTTTCCTATCGAGTCCTGGTGGCAGGGCAGCCTTTTAAGCCGAGTGTCGGGATCCCTGCGGAGTTGGGGCAAAAGCAGCCTACTGGTGCAAACCTCTGACTGGATCGGTTTGGGCCTGGTGCTGCTGTATTGGGTCTTTTCGGCGCAAAGCTCCACCGGCATCCTAGGTCTGATTTTGCTGGCCATGGCGGCGCTTGTGGTCTTGGGCTGGCTGGTGGAAACCCCAACTTGGCTGCCCGTCCATCTGCCCCTAGGCCTGTTTTGGGGAATTGCCACCCTGGCCACGATCCTTTCGCCGGTTCCCTATGCAGCGCGGGAGGGCTGGCTGAAGTTGACGCTCTACCTGGCCGGCTATCTGCTGCTGCAGCGTCTGCTTCGCCAACTGCAGTTTCGGGATTGGATCGTCGGATCCCTGCTTTTGGTCAGCTTGGCGATGGGGGTCTATGGCCTGCGGCAATACTTTTACGGGGCTGCCGAGCTGGCCACCTGGGTGGATCCGGAGTCGGGTTTGGCGGGTCTGACGCGGGTGTACAGCTATCTGCGCAATCCAAATCTGTATGGGGGCTACTTGATCCCGGTCATTCCTCTGGGGCTGGCCGCCACTTGGATTTGGCCCAGTTGGGGGGCGAAACTCCTGGCCGGGTTTACGACGGCGGTGAACCTGATTTGCCTGTTGCTCACCTACAGTCGTGGCGCCTGGATTGGGGGGCTGGCCACGCTCACCCTGATGGCCGTGCTGTTGGCACAGTGGCATTCTGTCGATTTGCCAGCCCGCTGGCGGCGTTGGGCCTTGCCGGCCCTGTTGGGCGGAGGGGGGGCTGCTCTGTTGCTCGGGATCCTGACGGTACGCTCCCTGCGGCTGCGGGTGCAGAGCCTTTTTTGGGGGCGGCTAGACACCAGCAACAACTTTCGGATCAACGTCTGGGCGGCGGTCTTGGACATGATCCGCGACTTTCCCATCTTGGGGATCGGCCCCGGTAATGTCGCCTTTAACCGCGTCTACCCCCTTTACCAACGAGGCAACTTCAGCGCCCTCGGAGCCTATTCGGTGCCTCTGCAGCTCACCGTGGAGACTGGCTTCATCGGCTCCTTAACTTTCGCCTGGTTCCTCTTGGTGCTCTGGGATCACGGCTGGAGATGCTGGAAAACTTTGCTCAACTTGCGGGATCCCCAGGGTCTGTGGGTGGCAGCGGGCTTGGCCGCTTGCACCGGCATGATGGTCCACGGCTTGGTGGATACCATCTGGTATCGTCCACAGGTACAAATGCTGTGGTGGCTTGCGGTAGCGCTCATTACAGCCAGCTTGGCCTCTCTTAGCCCTCAGCCGCCCGTGGATGTTGGTGAGCCCCCATCGGAGGCTTCCTCCCGTTAG